The Halorhabdus sp. BNX81 genome includes a region encoding these proteins:
- a CDS encoding DUF420 domain-containing protein, with protein sequence MQTDSGSWLRRVARERPLGVTAVLSAIGYALVAGAFAGAIPLFPPLERSTVNLFGHLIAVVNASALSAILVGVYFITHDEVEKHRAAMLTAFALIAVFLVLYLWKVGGGFEKSITVTGPPEIAYLLMLAVHIILSVVAVPVVLYAVILGLTHTPAELRSTAHARVGRIAVAAWSISLFLGIVTYVMLNHVYGWVPRESALLLVAVPRPAWDLGWGSGGRE encoded by the coding sequence ATGCAGACAGATTCAGGCTCCTGGCTCCGCCGCGTGGCCCGGGAGCGACCGCTCGGCGTGACGGCCGTGCTCTCGGCGATCGGGTACGCCCTCGTGGCGGGCGCGTTCGCGGGGGCGATCCCGCTGTTCCCGCCGCTCGAACGGTCGACGGTCAACCTCTTCGGTCACCTCATCGCCGTCGTCAACGCGAGCGCGCTAAGCGCGATTCTCGTCGGCGTCTACTTCATCACGCACGACGAAGTCGAAAAACACCGCGCGGCGATGCTGACGGCGTTCGCCCTCATCGCCGTCTTCCTGGTGCTGTATCTCTGGAAAGTCGGCGGCGGCTTCGAGAAGTCGATCACCGTCACCGGCCCCCCGGAGATCGCCTACCTGCTGATGCTGGCCGTCCACATTATTCTGTCCGTCGTCGCCGTCCCGGTCGTCCTCTATGCGGTGATTCTCGGGCTCACGCACACGCCGGCCGAACTTCGATCGACGGCCCATGCCCGGGTTGGGCGGATCGCCGTCGCCGCCTGGTCGATCAGTCTCTTCCTTGGGATCGTGACCTACGTCATGCTGAATCACGTCTACGGCTGGGTGCCCCGCGAATCCGCCCTGCTCCTGGTCGCCGTGCCACGACCGGCGTGGGATCTGGGCTGGGGATCCGGCGGTCGCGAATAG
- a CDS encoding heptaprenylglyceryl phosphate synthase: MDTNPVPAEWEHITKIDPEEEKKLPLLFPLYLQHTGALEVGGSKDVTGQNTEETLELVSGRPRPAIQEPSGVRQVTERTREQADYFAVPQVLNGDTEAIVGTLGSGIEYLREELGPEYLDDKLPIPLGEGLERRVVSLFSAWTLQEAVFEAYIIMNLDSAAAREASVTEDDLLSPRAAKQRAMVAETVFESEIVYLEYSGTFGGEEAVEILEDVSDALSWSRLWYGGGLDSRENVEAVLEAGADAVVVGNVFHEIADEEADLCADAVEALSTDATHGDIESWLSDECDVAETSAAEYLSTIPSLSNPTARAREYLVSTIEAALALEALRSELDGEVTSEAELATALDRRDELPGGIELSNVLGDDEQSFPRDLVAGLLAEDLDLDAEALPVEHISVA, from the coding sequence GTGGACACGAACCCCGTGCCCGCTGAGTGGGAGCACATCACGAAGATCGACCCGGAAGAAGAAAAGAAACTCCCGCTTTTGTTTCCGCTCTATCTCCAGCACACGGGTGCCCTGGAGGTCGGGGGCTCGAAGGACGTGACCGGACAGAACACCGAGGAGACCCTCGAACTCGTTTCCGGACGGCCGCGCCCTGCCATTCAGGAGCCAAGCGGCGTCCGACAGGTGACCGAGCGGACCCGCGAGCAGGCCGATTACTTTGCCGTCCCACAGGTGCTCAACGGCGACACTGAGGCCATTGTCGGGACGCTCGGCTCCGGAATCGAGTACCTCAGGGAGGAACTCGGTCCGGAGTACCTCGACGACAAGCTCCCGATCCCGCTCGGAGAGGGCCTCGAACGGCGGGTCGTCTCGCTGTTCTCGGCGTGGACGCTCCAGGAAGCCGTCTTCGAGGCGTACATCATCATGAACCTCGACAGTGCTGCGGCCCGGGAGGCCTCGGTGACTGAGGACGATCTGCTCAGTCCCCGGGCGGCCAAACAGCGTGCGATGGTGGCCGAGACGGTCTTCGAATCAGAGATCGTGTATCTCGAGTATTCGGGGACGTTTGGCGGCGAGGAAGCCGTCGAGATCCTTGAGGACGTCTCGGATGCGCTGTCGTGGTCGCGGCTCTGGTACGGTGGCGGACTGGACTCCCGCGAGAACGTCGAGGCCGTCCTCGAAGCCGGCGCGGACGCCGTCGTCGTCGGTAACGTCTTCCACGAGATCGCCGACGAAGAAGCCGATCTGTGTGCCGACGCTGTCGAGGCGCTCTCGACCGACGCCACGCATGGCGACATCGAGTCCTGGTTGAGCGACGAGTGCGATGTCGCGGAGACGAGTGCGGCCGAGTATCTCTCGACGATCCCGTCGCTGTCGAATCCGACCGCCAGGGCCCGGGAATATCTGGTGTCGACCATCGAGGCCGCGCTTGCACTGGAGGCCCTCCGGTCCGAGCTGGACGGCGAGGTGACGAGCGAAGCCGAACTCGCTACTGCGCTGGATCGACGCGACGAACTGCCCGGTGGTATCGAACTCTCGAACGTCCTGGGAGACGACGAGCAGTCGTTCCCCCGCGATCTCGTGGCCGGCCTGCTCGCCGAAGACCTCGATCTCGACGCCGAGGCGCTGCCGGTCGAGCACATCAGCGTCGCGTAA
- a CDS encoding aldo/keto reductase, producing MPMLGLGTWQNEAPEQCAESVRTALEMGYRHVDTAKAYHNEAAVGDGITAADVPREDIFLATKVWAGDLAYADVIESAERSADRLGVETIDLLYIHWPSHAYDPEETLPAFDELVDRGVIDRVGVSNFTPEQVERVQEVLDAPLFANQVEMHPYLQQDELRAFAAETDLNLVAYSPLGRGTVLDDGTLADIATKHDASVAQVSLAWLREKGVTAIPKATSEAHIRDNFESVALDLADEDIAAIDDIERTDRQINPDWAPASW from the coding sequence ATGCCCATGCTCGGGCTTGGGACCTGGCAAAACGAAGCCCCCGAACAGTGCGCCGAGAGCGTCCGGACGGCCCTGGAAATGGGGTATCGCCACGTCGACACGGCCAAGGCGTACCACAACGAGGCGGCCGTCGGCGACGGCATCACCGCCGCCGACGTCCCGCGTGAGGATATCTTCCTTGCAACGAAAGTTTGGGCGGGCGATCTCGCCTATGCGGACGTCATCGAAAGCGCCGAACGGAGCGCCGATCGCCTCGGCGTCGAGACGATCGATCTGCTGTACATCCACTGGCCGTCACACGCCTATGACCCCGAAGAGACGCTGCCTGCGTTCGACGAACTGGTCGACCGTGGCGTGATCGATCGCGTCGGCGTGAGCAATTTCACCCCCGAACAGGTCGAGCGCGTCCAGGAGGTACTTGATGCACCCCTGTTCGCCAATCAGGTCGAAATGCACCCCTACCTACAGCAGGATGAACTCCGGGCGTTCGCCGCCGAGACTGATCTCAACCTCGTGGCCTACTCGCCGCTCGGACGGGGGACCGTCCTCGACGACGGAACGCTCGCCGACATCGCTACAAAACACGATGCAAGCGTGGCACAGGTCAGCCTGGCCTGGCTGCGAGAGAAAGGGGTCACGGCGATCCCGAAAGCGACCAGCGAGGCCCACATCCGGGACAATTTCGAGAGTGTCGCACTCGACCTTGCGGACGAGGATATCGCGGCCATCGACGATATCGAGCGGACCGACCGCCAGATCAACCCGGACTGGGCACCTGCCTCCTGGTAA
- a CDS encoding YcaO-like family protein, whose protein sequence is MSVGLVGAGPAVEAVESALGDVDSAVSTCEPDEIEDYDLGIVVDVAGAGTFERANERALETEASWIAIELGGVGGVPVVDAAITGFGPETACYECLRKRVRANVDPAEEPTEAPPPTTARFAGAIAGRVAASTLDRSVDAPEVFGFVTEIPEATRRLLPVPHCTCGTEPSRTIERTAVDRDLEATIARAEQGLDDRLGIVQEVGEIESFPAPYYLARNGDTDGFSDVSSTGPAAGVDVNWNAALMKALGEAYERYSAGVYRRESFRTAAMEELARPIAPSSFVTPEPPGDGPYDWIEGQDLATGQGVQVPASVTVYPPSDDRFRPANTTGLGFGNAMVEALLSGLYEVIERDASMLSWYSTFEPLELDVSDDRFETLARRVNVEGLSVTPLLLTQDIDVPVVAVAVHRADGEWPRFALGSSANLDPAAAARSALAEAVQNWFELRQMGPDGAVDASGAIGDYATFPDVVADFVDAAGTVPAADVAPDAPDDGGEALSAVVERVTDAGLSPYAVRLTPRDIEAIGFEAVRVLVPSAQPLFLGDPYFGERLETVPDRLGFEARPDRAFHPFP, encoded by the coding sequence GATCGTCGTCGACGTTGCCGGTGCAGGCACCTTCGAACGGGCGAACGAGCGCGCGCTCGAAACAGAAGCATCCTGGATCGCGATCGAACTCGGCGGTGTCGGCGGCGTCCCGGTTGTCGACGCCGCGATCACCGGATTTGGGCCGGAGACGGCGTGTTACGAGTGTCTCCGCAAGCGCGTCCGGGCGAACGTCGATCCGGCGGAGGAGCCGACGGAAGCCCCACCGCCGACGACGGCACGGTTCGCCGGGGCAATCGCCGGCCGGGTGGCTGCGAGCACGCTTGATCGCTCCGTCGACGCCCCGGAGGTCTTCGGGTTCGTGACGGAAATTCCGGAGGCGACGCGCCGCTTGCTCCCTGTCCCGCACTGTACATGCGGGACGGAGCCGTCACGGACCATCGAGCGAACGGCCGTCGACCGCGACCTTGAGGCGACGATCGCGCGGGCCGAGCAGGGGCTCGATGACCGTCTCGGGATCGTCCAGGAGGTCGGCGAGATCGAGTCCTTCCCTGCCCCCTACTACCTCGCCCGGAACGGCGACACGGACGGGTTCAGCGACGTCTCCTCGACTGGCCCGGCAGCGGGCGTCGACGTCAACTGGAACGCTGCACTGATGAAAGCGCTCGGGGAAGCCTACGAGCGATACAGTGCCGGCGTCTATCGGCGTGAAAGCTTCCGGACAGCCGCCATGGAGGAGCTGGCCCGACCGATCGCGCCGTCGTCGTTCGTGACGCCGGAGCCGCCCGGAGACGGCCCTTATGACTGGATCGAGGGGCAGGATCTCGCAACCGGCCAGGGGGTGCAGGTGCCGGCGTCGGTGACCGTCTATCCGCCGTCCGACGATCGCTTCCGGCCCGCGAACACGACCGGGCTCGGCTTTGGCAACGCGATGGTCGAGGCGTTGCTGTCGGGACTGTACGAAGTGATCGAGCGCGACGCGTCGATGCTGTCGTGGTATTCGACGTTCGAACCGCTGGAACTCGACGTTTCGGACGATCGTTTCGAGACGCTCGCCAGGCGGGTAAACGTCGAGGGGCTCTCGGTCACGCCACTCCTGCTCACCCAGGATATTGACGTGCCGGTCGTGGCGGTTGCCGTCCACCGGGCGGACGGCGAGTGGCCCCGGTTCGCCCTCGGATCGAGCGCGAATCTCGATCCCGCCGCCGCTGCGCGCTCGGCGCTGGCCGAAGCGGTCCAGAACTGGTTCGAACTCCGCCAGATGGGGCCGGACGGTGCCGTCGACGCCAGCGGCGCGATCGGTGACTACGCGACATTCCCCGACGTTGTCGCGGACTTCGTCGACGCCGCGGGAACTGTCCCGGCAGCCGATGTCGCACCCGATGCGCCCGACGATGGGGGTGAGGCGCTGTCGGCCGTCGTCGAACGGGTCACCGACGCCGGTCTCTCGCCGTACGCGGTGCGACTTACGCCCCGCGACATCGAAGCGATCGGATTCGAGGCCGTTCGCGTGCTTGTTCCGTCGGCCCAGCCGCTGTTTCTCGGCGATCCGTACTTCGGTGAACGACTCGAAACAGTCCCGGACCGTCTCGGATTCGAGGCACGGCCGGACCGTGCGTTCCATCCGTTCCCTTGA
- a CDS encoding cytochrome c biogenesis protein CcdA — MSGLTLGATVAFAITTGATTFFAPCAYPLLPGYVGYYMQAESTEGESLLTGALVRGLAASVGVLVTFGLLAVAAITVGRPLQAHLSALEVVVGVLLVLFGLVTLSGRTIGWHARLPERTTSISGFVGFGGLYAIAATGCVAPVFLAVVSQALTFGPAGTAAVLGGYAAGMAVLMIGATVAVAVGVEITTDRFAGLTERMTPIAGGILVAAGLAQIALALFVYSV, encoded by the coding sequence ATGAGCGGCCTCACGCTCGGGGCGACCGTCGCCTTCGCAATCACGACCGGCGCAACGACGTTTTTCGCGCCCTGTGCCTATCCACTGCTCCCGGGGTACGTCGGCTACTACATGCAGGCCGAGTCCACGGAGGGCGAGTCGCTACTCACTGGGGCTCTGGTCCGCGGCCTGGCAGCGAGCGTCGGCGTGCTGGTGACCTTCGGGCTGTTGGCCGTCGCGGCGATCACGGTCGGCCGGCCGCTCCAGGCACATCTCTCGGCGCTCGAAGTGGTCGTCGGCGTCCTGCTGGTGTTGTTCGGACTGGTGACGCTGTCAGGCCGGACGATCGGCTGGCACGCGCGACTGCCCGAGAGAACCACGTCGATCAGTGGATTCGTCGGGTTCGGGGGACTCTACGCGATCGCGGCGACGGGCTGTGTCGCCCCCGTCTTTCTGGCTGTCGTCTCCCAGGCACTGACGTTCGGGCCGGCTGGGACAGCCGCAGTCCTGGGTGGATACGCTGCTGGGATGGCGGTGCTGATGATCGGAGCCACCGTCGCAGTCGCGGTCGGCGTCGAGATCACGACGGATCGGTTCGCGGGATTGACCGAGCGCATGACGCCGATTGCGGGCGGGATTCTCGTCGCGGCCGGCCTCGCCCAGATCGCCCTCGCGCTGTTCGTCTACAGCGTCTAG
- a CDS encoding polyprenyl synthetase family protein has protein sequence MTDEEDVFAWLQDEVKPTVDDRIRQWLEEFEYAERLWYPIDTGGKRIRPGLVFLVSEMVDVPRADALDIAAGVELLHNFTLVHDDIIDGDEYRRGEPTLWAEHGEGSAINLGDMMFAKAILCFPAETRDLALDTVITVTNGEQMDIDFADRRDITVEEYMTMVRRKTGALLELCVDAPLALADSDLDLSGFTSLGPAFQIRDDLLDFQEGKGREQIGNDVRAGKRTLMVVHADDERVYDILDKPFDETTKEDVRTVMQILEAEGSMAFAEQRMNDLIEEARGAITELPDSPQRAKLQALGQFITERDV, from the coding sequence ATGACTGACGAAGAAGACGTCTTCGCCTGGTTGCAAGACGAGGTCAAACCGACGGTCGACGATCGAATACGCCAGTGGCTCGAGGAGTTCGAGTACGCCGAGCGCCTCTGGTATCCGATCGATACCGGCGGCAAGCGCATCCGACCGGGGCTCGTGTTCCTCGTCTCGGAGATGGTCGACGTCCCGCGGGCGGACGCACTCGACATCGCCGCAGGGGTCGAACTCCTCCACAACTTCACGCTGGTCCACGACGACATCATCGACGGCGACGAGTATCGCCGCGGCGAACCCACGTTGTGGGCCGAACACGGCGAGGGGAGCGCGATCAACCTCGGCGATATGATGTTCGCGAAGGCGATCCTGTGTTTCCCCGCCGAAACCCGTGATCTCGCGCTCGATACGGTCATCACGGTCACCAACGGCGAGCAGATGGACATCGACTTCGCCGACCGTCGTGACATCACCGTCGAGGAGTACATGACGATGGTCCGGCGCAAGACGGGCGCGCTGCTGGAACTCTGTGTCGACGCGCCGCTGGCCCTCGCCGACTCGGACCTCGACCTCTCCGGATTCACGTCGCTGGGGCCGGCCTTCCAGATCCGGGACGATCTGCTGGACTTCCAGGAGGGCAAGGGCCGCGAGCAGATAGGCAACGACGTCCGGGCCGGCAAACGGACGCTGATGGTTGTCCACGCCGACGACGAGCGAGTGTATGACATCCTCGATAAACCGTTCGACGAGACGACCAAGGAGGACGTCCGGACGGTCATGCAAATCCTGGAAGCCGAGGGGAGCATGGCGTTCGCTGAGCAGCGGATGAACGACCTGATCGAGGAGGCTCGCGGGGCGATCACCGAGCTCCCGGACTCGCCACAGCGAGCGAAACTCCAAGCTCTCGGACAGTTCATTACCGAACGGGACGTCTAG
- a CDS encoding geranylgeranyl reductase family protein has product MSADAYDIVIVGGGTAGAFAAASGAQQDLDVVLLERKSEQEAGHIACGDAIKGKSTFPDVIDLDYLREEAFTNENIQKAVFEVPDGGTIEYPFATGSGSIVDRKRYGEVLLEEADRVGADLHFDTVVQDVVQTDDGRVEGVQATRKGDRKRYDAEVVIDAAGALSLLQDKADLADATFDTNVTHRQFCSAYREVIEVEEPVDFEDAIVFKPTEELGYLWYFPRTPTEINVGLGFQMDQEPMELVEVLREDIEDREEFQNATVTDKLGAALPTRRPYDSATAPGFIAIGDAAAHVNPTTGGGIPGAAKAGHWAAEVAADAIAEGDVSEAALWEYNHRVLTDFGKRFAAMDLYNIFGTTLSVEDISDVISALPAQQLIDILGRSGTSSMGWGLKIKTMVQTFGHWGTLYDAYKVNQRASQLKAIYDEYPTSPSGFEDWREKRDAFMDDFFAEFGADPKY; this is encoded by the coding sequence ATGTCCGCAGACGCGTACGACATCGTCATCGTCGGTGGTGGGACTGCTGGTGCGTTCGCAGCCGCCAGTGGCGCCCAACAGGATCTCGATGTCGTCCTCCTGGAGCGAAAGAGCGAACAAGAGGCGGGACACATCGCGTGTGGTGACGCGATCAAGGGCAAGAGCACGTTCCCGGATGTGATCGATCTGGACTATCTACGCGAGGAAGCGTTTACCAACGAGAACATTCAGAAGGCAGTGTTCGAGGTGCCCGACGGCGGCACGATCGAGTATCCCTTCGCCACCGGCTCAGGATCGATCGTCGACCGGAAGCGCTACGGCGAAGTGTTGCTCGAAGAGGCCGACCGCGTCGGGGCGGACTTACACTTCGACACCGTCGTCCAGGACGTCGTCCAGACCGACGACGGCCGTGTCGAGGGCGTGCAGGCGACCCGGAAGGGCGACCGGAAACGCTACGACGCCGAGGTCGTGATCGACGCCGCGGGCGCGCTGTCGCTCCTGCAGGACAAGGCCGACCTCGCCGACGCCACCTTCGATACGAACGTCACCCACCGACAGTTCTGCTCGGCCTATCGCGAGGTCATCGAGGTTGAGGAACCGGTCGACTTCGAGGACGCTATCGTGTTCAAACCGACCGAAGAACTGGGGTATCTGTGGTACTTCCCGCGGACGCCGACCGAGATCAACGTCGGGCTGGGCTTCCAGATGGACCAGGAACCGATGGAACTCGTCGAGGTCCTTCGCGAAGATATCGAAGACCGCGAGGAGTTCCAGAACGCCACAGTCACGGACAAACTCGGCGCGGCGCTACCGACCCGGCGGCCCTATGACTCCGCGACTGCGCCCGGATTCATCGCAATCGGTGACGCTGCGGCCCACGTCAACCCGACCACTGGCGGCGGGATTCCGGGTGCGGCCAAAGCCGGGCACTGGGCAGCCGAGGTCGCTGCCGACGCCATCGCCGAGGGGGACGTCAGTGAGGCCGCGCTGTGGGAGTACAACCACCGCGTCCTGACGGACTTCGGCAAGCGGTTTGCGGCGATGGATCTGTACAACATCTTCGGCACGACACTGTCCGTCGAGGACATCTCAGACGTCATCTCGGCGCTGCCCGCCCAGCAACTCATCGACATCCTCGGCCGGAGCGGGACCTCCTCGATGGGCTGGGGGCTGAAAATCAAGACGATGGTCCAGACGTTCGGTCACTGGGGGACGCTGTACGACGCATACAAAGTCAACCAGCGCGCCTCACAACTCAAAGCGATCTACGACGAGTATCCGACATCGCCCAGCGGGTTCGAAGACTGGCGGGAGAAGCGCGATGCCTTCATGGACGACTTCTTCGCGGAGTTTGGGGCCGATCCGAAATACTGA
- a CDS encoding DUF63 family protein, whose protein sequence is MDDQAFTLTPGRAWLAMFGAAIVAIGGASIAFTRQVWDEFIWQYFWGPVYADAHNAGCAIKDGGETLLGGSGFAENCGIAMEQGHIVAEPGYTLVSEAGYMVIGLFFLIGVYLLLKNLDVSFGREYFYALFPFMLFGGALRVVEDATDAAVEAGVEPVASYPLNTLFISPIIYFTVFGIAIGALVGSLRLADRGIVSSAERALGIIGSVAFGVTFGYLVVLGVTVEHVDFLPHVLLIIVGGATAMAYGVYALTERFAPYINSGTGYVGLIVLWAHAIDGVANVLITDWADTLALPVSYYPKHPANEIIMNVTEAVLPAGIFEAIGSAWPFLLVKLGVALGIVWLFDEAFIEENPRYSYVLLVGVVAVGLGPGSRDMLRAAFGI, encoded by the coding sequence ATGGACGACCAAGCGTTCACGCTGACGCCCGGGCGGGCGTGGCTCGCGATGTTCGGGGCCGCGATCGTCGCGATCGGGGGCGCGTCGATCGCGTTCACGCGGCAGGTGTGGGACGAGTTCATCTGGCAGTACTTCTGGGGGCCGGTGTACGCCGACGCCCACAACGCCGGCTGTGCGATCAAAGACGGCGGAGAGACGCTGCTGGGCGGTAGCGGTTTCGCCGAGAACTGCGGGATCGCGATGGAACAGGGCCACATCGTCGCCGAACCGGGCTATACCCTGGTTTCGGAAGCGGGTTACATGGTCATCGGACTGTTCTTCCTGATCGGCGTCTACCTGCTCCTGAAGAATCTCGACGTTTCGTTCGGTCGGGAGTACTTCTACGCGCTGTTCCCGTTCATGCTGTTCGGCGGCGCGCTCCGGGTCGTCGAGGACGCGACCGACGCCGCCGTCGAGGCCGGCGTCGAACCGGTCGCCTCGTATCCGCTCAACACGCTGTTCATCAGCCCGATCATCTACTTTACCGTGTTCGGGATCGCCATCGGCGCGCTCGTCGGGAGTCTCCGGCTCGCCGATCGTGGGATTGTCTCTTCGGCCGAACGGGCACTCGGGATCATCGGGAGCGTCGCCTTCGGTGTGACGTTTGGCTATCTGGTCGTGCTCGGAGTGACCGTCGAACACGTCGACTTCCTCCCACACGTCCTGCTCATTATCGTCGGCGGCGCGACGGCGATGGCCTACGGCGTCTACGCCCTCACCGAGCGGTTCGCCCCATACATCAACAGCGGGACCGGCTACGTTGGATTGATCGTCCTCTGGGCGCACGCGATCGACGGCGTCGCGAACGTTCTCATCACCGACTGGGCGGACACGCTTGCCCTCCCCGTCTCGTATTACCCGAAGCATCCGGCCAACGAGATCATCATGAACGTGACCGAAGCGGTCCTGCCGGCCGGGATTTTCGAGGCGATCGGCAGCGCGTGGCCATTCCTGCTCGTGAAGCTCGGCGTCGCCCTGGGCATCGTCTGGCTGTTCGACGAGGCGTTCATCGAAGAGAATCCCCGGTACAGCTACGTCCTCCTGGTCGGGGTCGTCGCCGTCGGCCTCGGGCCCGGATCCCGTGACATGCTCCGGGCTGCGTTCGGCATCTGA